Genomic segment of Luteolibacter sp. Y139:
CAGGGGACGCCGGCGAAATCGTGCTCGGCCTTTTGGCAGAGGAGGGCCTTTTCCTTGGTATCGAGGACGGTATCGAGCAGGCCTTCCAGCAGGGTGGCGACGCAGCACTCGAGGGCGGCGGAGGAGGAGAGGCCGGCACCGCCGGGCACGGAAGAGAGGATGTAGGCGTCGAAGCCGGGAAGGTGATGACCGCGGTCCTGGAAGCCCTGGAATACGCCGCGGAGGTAGTTCGCCCACTTCGGCGCGGTGATCTCCTGCTTGGTGTTGAGCGGCAGGATCGCCGGTTCGCCGCCGAGGGCGGTGGCGACGCGGGCTTCATTGGTGCCATTCAGCGCGGCAGCCATCACGATGTAGCGGTCGATCGCGAAGGGCAGCACGAAGCCATCGCAGTAGTCGATGTGTTCACCGATCAGATTGACGCGGCCGGGAGCGGCGGCGGTGACGGTGGCGTCGCAGCCGAATTGTTCCTTGAGGCCGGCGGCAGCGTCGGCGGCGAGATCAGTCAGGGTCGTGGCGAGGTCGAGGGACATGGACGAGGAGAGGATCGCTGCCGGGGCTCTCAGCGGCGATCGGGCGGTGGCACCCCGTGGAAGCGGCCGGTGCCGGCCGAAGGGTGAAGAAATCCGCGGATTTGGCAAAGGTGAAAGCTGTCCGCAGAAAACCTGTTTGGGTGAAACGATCGAATGGCGAGGATTGAACCAAGTCATCCCGCGAAACGGGTTCGATTGGTGAATTCCTCCTTTCCGATATGTATAGGAAAGCGGAAAAGCGGAAAAACACCCGAGGCCGTGGTTGAGGCGAACGGGCAAGAAAACGGGGCCAATCCAGCCAGTTGGCGGAATTGGCCCCGGAGGTGAAGCGGGACCGGGAACGGGCGCGAGGCCTTAGTCCCCGGAGGTCTTGTTGAATTTGGCGAGCGCCAGCATCACCAGGCCGAACACGAGCAGGACGGCGCCCCAGCTCAGGTTGATGTTATGGCCGAGCGATTTCTGGTAGATTTCGCTGCCCTTGGTCACCGCGCCGTAGCCGACGAGGATGGCTCCGAAGAGCGTGAAGAGGACACCGATAGGCAGCCGCAGGTCGAAGTTCATAGGTAGGATGTCGGCTGGGGTTTACCAGAAGATGATGTTGAGGATCAGAGCGAAGACCAGCACCGCGGTGCCGACCACGGCCGGGCGCTTCCAGAGCGGCTCGGCTTCGTCGTTCTGCTTGGGCGTGAGGGAGTAGACGAGGCCAACGAGTTCCTTGTCCTCCTTGGTCCGGGCCGTCGCCAGCGAGATGACGATGGTGAGGATGAAGCAGGAGCTCCAGGCGACGATGGCGAGCCAGAAGTTCTGGGCCATGCTGGAGGTGAACTGGTAGTGGGCGCCGAGGTAGCCGCCCTTGATCCAAGGCAGGGCGGCTTCGCCGGCTGCCATGATCTTCGGGGTGCTGAGGCCGTGGAAGGCGGCGGCGGCGAGGGTGCCACCGAGCAGGCCGAAGAAGGCACCGTGGCCGGTGGCCCGCTTCCAGAACATGCCGAGAAGGAAGGTTGCGAAGACCGGAGCGTTCACGAAGCCGAACACCAGCTGGAGGAAGTCCATGATGTTGTCCACGTTCTTCGCGACATAGGCGAAGGCGATGGAGATCAGGATGCCGGCGACGGTGGCGACCTTACCCATCCACATGTAGTGGGAGTCGGACTTGTTCGGCGCGATGTAGGACTGGTAGATGTCGTAGGTCCAGACGGTGTTGAAGGCGGTCACGTTGCCCGCCATGCCGGACATGAAGGAGGCCATCAGCGCGGTGAGGGCGAGGCCGAGGAGGCCGGTCGGCAGGTAGTGGGCGATCAGCGAGGGGATCACCAGGTTGTAGTCCGGATTGCCGGTTTCCATGCCGGGGATCGAGTAGCCGGTGCCGGACTTCATCAGCGCCAGGGCGATGATGCCGGGAAGGATCACGATCACGGGGAAGAGCATCTTTGGCACGGCGCCGATGATGGGCGTGCGGCGGGCGTCGTTCATGGACTTGGCGGCCATGGCGCGCTGGACGACGAGGAAGTCCGTGCACCAGTAACCGAAGGAGAGCACGAAGCCGAGGCCGAAGACCATGGCGAACCACTCCACACCCATCGGGTTGTCGGTGGTGCCCATGTATTTCCAGGAGTGGACGAAGGTGTCATCGAGACCCTTCTTCATGTTTTCCCAGCCGCCCATGTTCTCAAGGCCGAGAATGACCAGCGGCGCGAAGCCGAGGACGATGAGGAAGAACTGGAGGACTTCCGTGTAGATGGCGGAGGTCAGACCGCCCTTGAGCACGTAGGCCAGAACGACGACGGATGAAACCAGCAGCGAGATATTGTAGTCCCAGCCGAGCAGGAGCTTGAGCAGGGCGGCCAGCGCGTGCAGGGAGGCGCCGGACGAGGCGACCGTCATGGCCGCGAAGGCGATGGAGTTCAGACCGCGGGTCTTTTCATCGAAGCGCAGCTTGAGGTATTCCGGCACCGACCGTGCCTTCGAGCCGTAGTAGAACGGCATCATGAAGATCGCCAGGAAGATCATGGCCGGAATCGCACCCACCCAATAGAAGTGCGAGGTCATGATGCCGTATTTGGCACCGGAGGCGGCCATGCCGATGACTTCCTGCGCGCCGAGGTTGGCGGAAAGGAAGGCGAGGCCGGTGATCCATGCCGGGATCGACTTGCCGGAGAGGAAGAAGTCGTTCGCACTCTTCACCTGCCGCTTCAGCATGAAGCCGATGCCGATGACGACCGCGATGTAGGCCGCGAGGATGGTGTAATCGACGAAATGGAGGTCGATTTTCGGCGCATTGACGCCGGAGGAAACGGCGCCGCCACCGGCGGACGCGAGGATCGGGACGAGGTCGAGGAACATTGGGTTCAGGAAAACAAGGATTCGGGAAGCAGGAGCGCGATTTGAAGCGACGGGCTGCCCGTCTAGCAAGTGGTCAGTGCGTGCGCCCCCACGATTGTGGGGGCGCACGGAAGGGAGGCAGGCCTGCGGATTATTCGGCCGAGAACTTCAGCACCATGGTGTGCTTGTAGGTCTCGCCGGGCTTGAGGACCGCGGTCGGGAAGGACGGCTGGTTCGGCGCGTCCGGGAAGTTTTCGGTCTCGAGGGCGCAGGCGGTGCGGTAGGCGTACTTCACGCCGCCCTTGCCGGCCACGGTGCCGTCGAGGAAATTGCCGCCGTAGAACTGGATGGCGGGCTTATCGGTCGAGATGTCGAGCCGGCGACCGCTCTTCGGGTCCTTCAGGGTGGCGGCGTGGCGGATGCCTTCCTTCTTGGTCAGGATCCAGGCGTGGTCGTAGCCACCGCCGAGCTTGAGGGCCTCGAATTCCGCGCCGACGCGCTCGCCGATCGGGGTCGGCTTGGTGAAATCCATCGGGGTGCCGGTGACGGAATCCAGCTTGCCGGTCGGGATCAGGCCCTTGTCGGTCGGCAGATACTTGTCGGCATCCAGGGTGAGGATGTGATCGTTGATGGTCTCATTCGGCACGCCGCTGAGGTTCCAGTAGGCGTGCTGGACGATATTGAGAACTGTCGGGGCGTCGGTGGTGGCGGTGACTTCCCACTTCAGCTCGTTGGCCTCGGTCAGGGTGTACTTGACCTTGGTGGTCAGGGTGCCCGGGTAGCCTTCCTCGCCGTCCTTCGAGACGTAGGTGAGGTCGAGGGAGTTGGAGGCGTCATCGGCCTTGGCGGTCCAGAGGACCTTGTTGAAGCCGACATTGCCGCCGTGGAGGTGGCAGGGGATGCCGCCGGGCTCGTTGTTGGTGGCGAGCGTGTAGTCCTTGCCGTTCAGGGAGAACTTGCCGTCCTTGATGCGGTTGCCGAAGCGGCCGACGGTGGCGCCGAAGTAGGGATTGCCCTTGGAAAGGTAGCCTTCCGCGGAATCGAAGCCGTAGGTGACATCGGCGTTCTTGCCGGCCTTGTCCGGGACTTCCATGGAGACGATGGTCGCTCCGAGGTCGGTGATCTTGGCGCGGAGGCCGTTCTTGTTGGTCAGGGTGAAGATCTTGGCTTCACGGCCGTCAGGGAGCTTTCCAAAGGTTTCCACAGGAATTTTCGAGGTAGCGGAGGCGGAATCTTTTCCGGCGGCAAGGCAAGCGGTTGCCATCAGCGTCATCAAGGTGGCTGTTTTCATGGGTTAGTAGGTCAAACGTAGTCGAAACTTCAAATCATGGATTCAGGGTGTAAATCCGAAATCCTGTCCTCAGATGCTGGGTTTTCCGATGCATCTCATGCTCAGGAGGGTACCGGCAAGATTTCCTTGTTGCCGGGCCGTCATGTGCGCGGAAGAACAAACCGCATGAACGTGGATTTCGCGAATCAGGAAAGTGTGGGGACGTGGCTGGCCGGAGTGCTCGAGAGTTTCGCCTGCCAGACAGGGACCCTGCACAAGGCGGATGGCGAGTGGCTGGACCTGGTGGCGCAGGTCGGGGTGCCGGAATTCCTGCTGCCGAAGATCGCCCGGATTCCCTTTGGCAAGGGGATCGCCGGGGTGGCGGCGGAGCGGCGGGAGCCGGTGGAGCTGTGCAATCTCCAGCAGGATCTGGGCGGGGTGGCCCGGCCGGATGCGCGGGAGACGAAGGTCTCCGGCTCGCTGGCGGTGCCGGTGCTCTCGCCCGATGGTGCGACGGTGCTGGGTACCTTGGGAGTTGGCATGCAGGAGCCGCATGATTTCACGGAAGATGAGAAGGCGCGACTGTCCGGAATTGCTACGGAGATCGGAAAGACATGGGCTGGAAGCTGACCGCGCCATTGACCGGCGGGCGCAAGGATCGTTAGATGACGGCCATGACACCCGTTGGGGCAGCGAAGAAGATCCTCGATACCATGCTGGGCCATCTCGGCTTCCATGTGGAGATCGAGATCATCGAAAGCGAGGAGGAGCCGTGCCTGCAGATTCACACGCCACGCAGCGAGTTGCTGATCGGCAAGGACGGAGAGCGACTGGATGATTTGCAGTACCTGGTGAACCGGGTGCTGCGGAAGCATTTCCCGAAGGCCCCGCGCGTGCGGATCGACTGCGAGCACTACCGCGCGATCCAGGAAGACAAGCTGTCCGCCGAGGTCCGCGCTGCGGCCGAGGGGGTGAAAACCAGCGGCAAGGCCTTCAAGATGCGGCCGCTGAATGCCTACTACCGCCGGCTCGTCCACAATGTGCTGGTCGATGACGAGACGGTGGAGAGCGTTTCGCCCGGCGGCGAGGAGCGGCTCAAGCGCATCATCATTCGTCCGCGTGGCAGCGAGGGAACCCCGAGCGCGGAATGAAGAAGTTCTTTTTCGACTGCGGGACGCGTGACCCGCTGGCTTCGACCGGGCTGGTGCTGCTGCGGCTGGCGTACGGCTGGATGATGCTCTACGGGCACGGGATCATGAAGATCCAGAACTTCGAGCAGATGAAGGCAGGGTGGCCGGTTGCCGGTATCTTTCCGCTGAACTTGATGAGCAGCCCGGTCAGCCTGATGGCGACGATCGGCGCGGAGGTGGGTGCGTCGGCCTTGCTGATGCTAGGCTTCATGACCCGGCCGGCGTCATTCGTGCTCGGATTTGCGATGACGATTGCCGCGTTCCAAGTGAACGCCCAAGCGCCGTTTTTCTCGACCGGCAGCGGGCCTTCCAAGGAGATGGCGGTGCTTTATCTGATTCCCTGCTTCGTCTTCATCATCACCGGGGCCGGCCAGTGGTCGATTGATGCCGGATTTGATACGGACAAGCGCCGCCGTCGCTGGAAGAAGTGAGCTGAGCTAGAGCCAAGCCATGGAAACGCACCGCCTCGTCCTGCCGGAGGATCTGAATCATTTCGGATTCCTTTTTGGCGGGCGCTTGCTGGCGTGGGTGGATGAGGCGTGCTGGATCGCGGCGTCGCTGGATTTCCCGCACTGCCAGTTCGTGACCATCGGGATGGACAAGGTGGAGTTCCGGTTTTCGGTGCGGCAGGGGACTATTCTCAATATCCGCTGCATCAAGGAGCACGAGGGCAATACCTCGGTGAGCTACCGGGTGGAGGTCTTCGACCGGCGGAACTCGATCGCGCCGCCGATCTTTTCGACCGGCATCACTTACGTGAGCGTGGACGACAGCGGGCGGAAGCGACCGATCCGTTAAGCGTGCGCCGGGCTTGCCCGCGGCTCCTGGGCCTGCCATCACGGCGGGCCGATGATCGAGACGCTCGACCTCATTTTGCCCCTCGAAGCCTCCGAGGACGAAGCCGCGTGGAAAGCTGCTGCGGCGAAGAAGCTCGGCGTGCCCGCCTCGCGGGTGACCGGAGTGCGGCTGCTGAAGCACTCGCTGGATGCCCGGCAGCGTGCGGTGAAGGTGCAGCTCCGGCTGGAGGTGGCGGTGGATGAGCCGCTGCCGGAGGAGGTGAATCCGGCCTGGTCGGCTCCGGCGCTGCCGCGGGATGCGAAGACGGCGGTGATTGTGGGGTGCGGACCGGCGGGGATGTTTGCGGCGCTGCGGTGCCTGGAGCGGGGGATCAAGCCGATCGTGCTGGAGCGGGGGAAGGATGCGTCCGCGCGGCGATTCGACTTAGCTCCGATCTTGCGGCAGGGGGTGGTGATCGAGGATTCTAACTATTGTTTCGGTGAGGGGGGGGCGGGGACTTTCTCCGATGGCAAGCTCTACACGCGTGCGACGAAGCGTGGCCCTGTCGCTCGTGTTTACGAGATCCTGGTCGCGCATGGTGCGCCGCAGCGGATTCTAACAGATGCGCATCCGCACATCGGCTCGAACCTGCTGCCGAATGTGGTGAAGGCGATGCGGGCTTCCATTCTCGAAGCGGGTGGGGAAGTCCGCTTTCAGGCCAAGGTGGTGGATTTCATCCTCGATGGTGACCGGCTGCGTGGCGTGGTCACTGCGGATGGTGAGGAGATCACGGGGGATGCGGTGATTCTGGCGACCGGGCACAGCGCGCGGGATATTTACCGGCTGCTTGCGGAGAAGAAGATCTTGTTAGAGCGGAAGCCGTTTGCGGTGGGGGTGCGGATTGAGCACCCGCAGCCGTTCATTGATGCCGAGCAGTATCACCTGAAGAAAGATGAGGCGCGGCCGGATCTGTTGCCTGCTGCGCGTTATGCGGTGGCGACGAAGATCGATGACCGCGGGGTGCATTCGTTCTGCATGTGCCCTGGTGGTTTCATCGTGCCGGCATCGACCGAGAATGATGAGGTGGTGGTGAATGGGATGAGCCTCGCTCGCCGCGATTCGCCGTTTGCGAACTCGGGGCTGGTGGTGACGGTGGAGCCGGAGGATACGGACTCGTTTGCGAAGGAGCACGGCGTGCTTTCCGGGATTGCCTATCAGAAGGCGCTGGAGGTTGCGGCGAAGCAGGCGGGTGGCGGGGGACAGGTGGCGCCGGGGCAGCGGGTGGCTGATTTCCTTGTCGGCAAGGTTTCGGCCGATCTGCCGAAGACGAGCTACTTTCCTGGAGGCAAGTCCTCGCCGCTGCATGAGATTTTGCCGAAGGGAATCGTCAGGCGGATGCAGACGGGACTGAAGTTGTTTGACCGGAAGATCCGGGGGTATGCGGGGAAGGAGGCGTTGTTGTTAGGCTTTGAGACGCGCACGAGTTCGCCGGTTCGTATTCCTCGGCGGGACGATACGCTGGAGCATCCGGAAGTGCATGGCCTGTATCCGTGTGGGGAAGGGGCGGGGTATGCCGGGGGGATCGTAAGTGCGGCGCTCGATGGGATGCGGGTGGCGGAGGCGCTCTAGGGAAAAGCCACTCGTGCTTCCCAGCCGAGGATCTCGCGAGCTTTCCTGACATCTGCCAGCGTGCCGAGAACATCGGCCGGATGCGGTGGGCCGTATTTCACCTCGGTGGTCATGCCAGTCCATGCCTCGGCGGCGCGGAGCATGTCGTTTACGGAGTGGTTTCGGCCGGTGCCGATATTGAAGGTCTCGAAGCCGCGGCCTTTCCATGCGAGCGCTTGCTCGACCGCACGGGCGACATCGGAGACATGCGTGAGGTCACGCCGCTGGCTGCCGTCGCCGTGGATGGTGATGGTTTCGGCGGCGAGGATTTTTCTGCGGAATGATTCCAGGGCTAGATCCGGGCGCTGGCCATCGCCCCAGACGGCGAACAGTCGTAGGGCGATGAAGTCGATGCCGTGACTTTCTGAGTAGAGCTTGCCCCATTGCTCTCCTTGAACCTTTGTCAGGGCGTAGGGGCTGCAGGGGGAGAGTGGATTGTCTTCAGCGCTCGGCGTTCCGTTGGTTGCTCCATACACGCTGGATGAGGAGGCGAAGATGAAGCGCTTCACGCCGTGCTGTTTGGCCCATTCCAAGAGGCGAACGGTACCTCCGACATTGGTCTCAATGTAATCTGAAGGCCGCTCCATCGATGGCCGGACTCCGCCCAAGGCGGCGAGGTGGACGATGGCGTCGCAGTTTTTGCCCGGAAGATCTCCGTTGCGGATATCGCAGAGGATGGTCTGAATCTCATCCGGATGCGGCGGACTTGGCTCCCGATTGTCCAATGCGATCACACCATGCCCCGATTCTGCGAGATGGCGGGCAACATGGTGGCCGATGAATCCGGAGGCTCCGGTCACCAGAACGGTTGATTTGTTAGATGGCATCCGGGAGGAAGAGTCGCAGGTAGTCGTTCGTCATTCGCTCCAATGTGAAATGCTGGCGGATGTGCTCGCGGGCGGCGGTGCTCATGGCGTCGCGCTTTGATGTGTCGTGAGCCAGATCGACCATTGCCTTGGCGAAGGCGGGTACGTCACGGGCGGGCACGAGGCGTCCATTGAGTTCATCGATGACTTGCTCGGAAGCGCCGCCGACATCGCTGGCGATGACTGGCAATCCGGAGGCTAGGGCTTCGAGCGAAGCATTCGGGCAACCGGCGGGATCGGAGATCATCACGAAGACGTCGCAGGTGGCATGGAAGCTTCCGATGTCATGGGTTTCGCCGAGCCACTCGACGGGCAGGCCGTTGGAGAGCTCTTGCAGTTCCTTCGCGCATTCCTCGGCTCCGGTTTCGACTCCACCGGCGATTTTCAGCACGCAGGCTGGGAGGTCAGGGAGCGCGAGTCGGAAGGCTTCGATGAGTTCGTCCAAGCGCTTCTGCGGGCTGATGCGTGCCGCAGTGCCGAAGACCAGTGCTCCTTCTATCTGCGTGCGTCTGCGAGGTTGATCGGGAAGAGTCACGCCATTCGGGATCACCTTTACGGAAGCGCCAATGGCTTCGGCTCGTTCGGCCTCTCTTCCGTATTTCACGACGAAGCTCTTCAACAGGCGTCCGTAGTCCCGCGGCTCGCGGCATGGGAGGCCGGGTGGGGGATTCTCCATCGTGCGCTCGAAGGAGGAGAACCACATCTCGCCGGGGGAGATATCGTGGACGGGGGTGAATGGGAGGGAGTCGGCGAGCAGCAGCTTGTGGGTGGTGATGGCGTTCCAGAAGACGACCGCGGCGGGTGGATCGGCGGTCATTTCGGTGAGGATCAGATCCACCGCTTCCTGTGGCCCGATGATGCCGGCTGGTGGTGGGACGAAGACTTCGATGCCGTGGTCTAACAAATCCGTGCGTCCTGCGGTGGGGTGCTCGGGATATTCCTGGAGCAGGGCGACGCAGACCTTGTGACCTTTCGCGTGAAATGATTTTGCGAGTCGGCGGAGGGAAGATTGCGCGCCGCCCATGGAGAGGTTGTTGGTGACGAACCAGAGGGTGGCGCCTTTCTCGACGCGGCAGGCTGCTTGACGGGCGAAGCGAGCGACACGCTCGGCCATGCGAGGGGTGGTGAAGTCGCGCCATACGAGCTTGTGGGCTGAGGGTGGGGGGGCGAGAAATGCGTCGGCGATGGCTTTGGCGAACTGTTGTGGCGTAGCCTTGGCCCCTAACAAGCTCATCGAGGGATTGCTCCATGCCAGTTCACGGGTGCCGCCGGTGTCGCATGCGATTACCGGACGACCGGATGAGAGTGCTTCTAGGTGAGCGAGGCTGAGGCCTTCGTGGGCGCTGCAGGAGACGAGTGCGTGGGCTTTTGCGAGCACTTCACGGACGGGGACTTTTCCTTCGGTCCATGTTAGGTCGATGCCGTGCTTTGCTGCTTCGCGATCGACGAGTTCGCGGGAAGCCGTGGCATCGGCGAGGTTTGGGGATGTTTCTCCGGCGATCAGCAGCTCTACCGGCTTGTTGATTCCGCGTGCTGCGAGTTCATCGCGGATTGCGGCGGTGATGGCGGGAAGCAATTCGAGGCGTTTTTGCGGGCGCGGATTTGCGACGCAAGCCAGGATGAAGCCCGAGTCATTCGGAGGTAGTGGGGTCTCGGGAAATTCGTTCGGGCGGATGCCATTCCATACCGTGCGCACAGGTAGGTTCGGCAATGCACTGCGCAGTTCCGATTCCGCTGCTTGAGAGCAGGCGAGCAAGATTGTGACGTCGTTTGGCTGAAGCGTTTCCCAGTCGCGCGGCCAGCCTTCGCGGCTGTTGTGGACGGTGGTGATGACGGGGATGCCGGACTTTGAGAGGGTGCGGGTTTCCTCGGCATCGGTGAGGTGGACGTGAAGGATGTCCGCACCTTGGGCGATGGCGTGCTTGGCGAGCATGCCTGCACGTTCGCCGCGCCGGAGATGGGAGAGGTCGAGTGTGCCCGGTGGGATATCGAGGGATGTGCGATGAGGCTTACCCAGTACGACGAGCCGCGCTGCGACGTCGTGGCGAGGGAGCTCTTCCGCGAGATCCCGTGCGATTTTCTCCGCACCGCCGTGCTGGAGACTGGTGACGATCTGATAGATGGCGAGGCGATCGTCGGTTGGGGCCAAGTCGAGGGCGGACCAGTGGACGATACGCGCTGAGGAGGGCAGAGCTTCTCCCTTCAAACGCGCCTGCAAGGTCTCGGGAGACGAGTGCCATTCGCAAAGCGGCGGCGGGAGTTCGCCCGAGTAGTCACCGCCGTGTTTCCGGTGGAAGTCCGACCACTCGCCGCTAGGGGGGAGGCCGATGGCTACCAATGGGCGGCCTTCTAACAGAGGAGGGATTTTGAATGAGTCGGGTGATCGCAGCACGCAGCCGGCGCGGAGCAGAAGTCCAGGGCCTGCAATCTCTTGCGAGAGTGCGAAGCCTGCTGCTTCCAGGCTGCGGCGGCTGCGGGCTTTCAGCCATGGCCGGCGCGGGTCGGTGCCAAAGACGAGGGCAAAGCCCGCGATGCTCGCTTGCTTGGCGGGCTCGGGATCGGAAAGGGAGCGCGAATGGGACATCGCTCGTCAGTAGGCCGAAGGGAAGATGGGAGGACGGCGGCGATCGTCATCATCGTCGTCCTGGCGACGGTGGGGAAATGCGGGTGGAGTGCTGAAGATGGCGGGGGAGATGTCGTTCTGTGGATCATCGCCCGCGATGACGCTGACGGAATTCGGTTCGCTGCCGGTGAAGACGAATTGGCCGTCGTCTCCCGGGCGATAGATGAGCTCCTGAACCATCGCGGCACCGGCGACCATGTAGCGGATTTTCAACAAGGTGCCTTCCGGGTAGTCGCCATTGATCCAGAAGCCGTCGTTGGTCCTGCGGATGGGTGGCTGATAGGCAGGTTGTGGTTGAGGTCGGTAGCCGGTGCTGGGCATCGGCGGTGCCGGGTTCCGACCGCGGGTGATCAACTTGAAGAGCGAGATCACCACGGCGACGGGGATGAGCAGGCAAAACAGGCCCTTGAAGAGAACGGCAATCAGCGGTGGGGAAGAGGGCGTCGAGCGATGCCGTAGCTCGTCGTAGGTGGGTGTGGCGTCGGGAGTGGTGGGCTCTGCTGGTGCTTCGGCTTCCACTGGTGGGAGCTCCGTGGCTGCGGGAGGCTTGGGTGGTGATGGTGGAGGAGTTGCTGCGGCGACTTCGGTGCTACAGAGGATGCGGAAGCCGGTGTCGGCATTCCGGCTGCGCGGGTCGGCGCGGTAGCGGGCGGCGCTGCGGGTATTGCTGGCGCCGCGGTTCCAGGAGCCACCGCGAAGGACCCGGCGGGGCTTATCGCTGAGGTTTTGATTGTCCTGGCGTGGATCCATTGCGTCGCCGGCGGGATAGGGGGCATACCAATCGAGGCACCATTCGGAGACGTTGCCGGCGATGAAGATGCCCCAGGGATTGGCGGGCTTGGAGTCGACGGGATGGGTGGTGTTGCCAGCGTTGCCCTTGTGCCAGGCGATGTCGGCGTCGGGGCCGTGCCATGCGGTGGTGGTGCCGGCGCGACAGGCGTATTCCCACTGGGCTTCGGTGGGGAGGGTGATCTTGCGGCCGGACTTTCGTTCAAGCCAGGTGCAGAAGGCTTGTGCGTCGGGAAAGGTGAGGAGGCAAACGGGGTGATCCGCAGTTTGGGGGAATCCGGGGCTTTTCCACGTGAAGTCCTTTCTTTGGCTGAGGG
This window contains:
- a CDS encoding glycosyltransferase family 4 protein; translated protein: MSHSRSLSDPEPAKQASIAGFALVFGTDPRRPWLKARSRRSLEAAGFALSQEIAGPGLLLRAGCVLRSPDSFKIPPLLEGRPLVAIGLPPSGEWSDFHRKHGGDYSGELPPPLCEWHSSPETLQARLKGEALPSSARIVHWSALDLAPTDDRLAIYQIVTSLQHGGAEKIARDLAEELPRHDVAARLVVLGKPHRTSLDIPPGTLDLSHLRRGERAGMLAKHAIAQGADILHVHLTDAEETRTLSKSGIPVITTVHNSREGWPRDWETLQPNDVTILLACSQAAESELRSALPNLPVRTVWNGIRPNEFPETPLPPNDSGFILACVANPRPQKRLELLPAITAAIRDELAARGINKPVELLIAGETSPNLADATASRELVDREAAKHGIDLTWTEGKVPVREVLAKAHALVSCSAHEGLSLAHLEALSSGRPVIACDTGGTRELAWSNPSMSLLGAKATPQQFAKAIADAFLAPPPSAHKLVWRDFTTPRMAERVARFARQAACRVEKGATLWFVTNNLSMGGAQSSLRRLAKSFHAKGHKVCVALLQEYPEHPTAGRTDLLDHGIEVFVPPPAGIIGPQEAVDLILTEMTADPPAAVVFWNAITTHKLLLADSLPFTPVHDISPGEMWFSSFERTMENPPPGLPCREPRDYGRLLKSFVVKYGREAERAEAIGASVKVIPNGVTLPDQPRRRTQIEGALVFGTAARISPQKRLDELIEAFRLALPDLPACVLKIAGGVETGAEECAKELQELSNGLPVEWLGETHDIGSFHATCDVFVMISDPAGCPNASLEALASGLPVIASDVGGASEQVIDELNGRLVPARDVPAFAKAMVDLAHDTSKRDAMSTAAREHIRQHFTLERMTNDYLRLFLPDAI
- a CDS encoding formylglycine-generating enzyme family protein, whose product is MKPILLLLLSLSGIVAAAEPTLKLDLGGGTTMDLVLVPAGQFTQGSPASENSRAGDETQRNVRISHDYYIGRTSVTRGQWERFIAETHYRTEAENGTSGGYGWDGNTLSQRKDFTWKSPGFPQTADHPVCLLTFPDAQAFCTWLERKSGRKITLPTEAQWEYACRAGTTTAWHGPDADIAWHKGNAGNTTHPVDSKPANPWGIFIAGNVSEWCLDWYAPYPAGDAMDPRQDNQNLSDKPRRVLRGGSWNRGASNTRSAARYRADPRSRNADTGFRILCSTEVAAATPPPSPPKPPAATELPPVEAEAPAEPTTPDATPTYDELRHRSTPSSPPLIAVLFKGLFCLLIPVAVVISLFKLITRGRNPAPPMPSTGYRPQPQPAYQPPIRRTNDGFWINGDYPEGTLLKIRYMVAGAAMVQELIYRPGDDGQFVFTGSEPNSVSVIAGDDPQNDISPAIFSTPPAFPHRRQDDDDDDRRRPPIFPSAY